Proteins from a single region of Thunnus albacares chromosome 16, fThuAlb1.1, whole genome shotgun sequence:
- the max gene encoding protein max isoform X3 translates to MSDNDDIEVDSDADKRAHHNALERKRRDHIKDSFHSLRDSVPALQGEKVGKAQPGSPPGTQMMVTHQSTKQASRAQILDKATEYIQYMRRKNHTHQQDIDDLKRQNALLEQQVRALEKVKGSTQLQASYSSSDSSLYTNPKGSAVSAFDGGSDSSSESEAEEPPNRKKLRVEAS, encoded by the exons GCAGACAAACGGGCACACCACAATGCGCTGGAGCGCAAACGTAGGGACCACATCAAAGACAGCTTTCACAGCCTCCGGGACTCGGTACCCGCCCTGCAGGGAGAAAAGGTTGGTAAAGCTCAGCCTGGGAGTCCTCCCGGCACACAAATGATGGTCACTCAT CAGTCTACCAAACAGGCGTCTCGAGCTCAAATCCTAGACAAAGCCACAGAGTACATCCAGTACATGAGGCGAAAAAATCACACGCACCAGCAGGATATCGACGACCTGAAGAGGCAGAACGCGCTGCTGGAGCAGCAAG TCCGCGCTCTGGAGAAGGTGAAGGGCTCCACCCAGCTCCAGGCCAGCTACTCATCGTCTGACAGCAGCCTGTACACCAACCCCAAAGGCAGCGCCGTGTCGGCGTTCGACGGAGGCTCAGACTCGAGCTCCGAGTCAGAGGCCGAGGAGCCGCCCAACAGGAAGAAGCTGCGCGTGGAGGCCAGCTAA
- the max gene encoding protein max isoform X7 → MSDNDDIEVDSDADKRAHHNALERKRRDHIKDSFHSLRDSVPALQGEKASRAQILDKATEYIQYMRRKNHTHQQDIDDLKRQNALLEQQVRALEKVKGSTQLQASYSSSDSSLYTNPKGSAVSAFDGGSDSSSESEAEEPPNRKKLRVEAS, encoded by the exons GCAGACAAACGGGCACACCACAATGCGCTGGAGCGCAAACGTAGGGACCACATCAAAGACAGCTTTCACAGCCTCCGGGACTCGGTACCCGCCCTGCAGGGAGAAAAG GCGTCTCGAGCTCAAATCCTAGACAAAGCCACAGAGTACATCCAGTACATGAGGCGAAAAAATCACACGCACCAGCAGGATATCGACGACCTGAAGAGGCAGAACGCGCTGCTGGAGCAGCAAG TCCGCGCTCTGGAGAAGGTGAAGGGCTCCACCCAGCTCCAGGCCAGCTACTCATCGTCTGACAGCAGCCTGTACACCAACCCCAAAGGCAGCGCCGTGTCGGCGTTCGACGGAGGCTCAGACTCGAGCTCCGAGTCAGAGGCCGAGGAGCCGCCCAACAGGAAGAAGCTGCGCGTGGAGGCCAGCTAA
- the max gene encoding protein max isoform X6: MSDNDDIEVDSDADKRAHHNALERKRRDHIKDSFHSLRDSVPALQGEKQSTKQASRAQILDKATEYIQYMRRKNHTHQQDIDDLKRQNALLEQQVRALEKVKGSTQLQASYSSSDSSLYTNPKGSAVSAFDGGSDSSSESEAEEPPNRKKLRVEAS; this comes from the exons GCAGACAAACGGGCACACCACAATGCGCTGGAGCGCAAACGTAGGGACCACATCAAAGACAGCTTTCACAGCCTCCGGGACTCGGTACCCGCCCTGCAGGGAGAAAAG CAGTCTACCAAACAGGCGTCTCGAGCTCAAATCCTAGACAAAGCCACAGAGTACATCCAGTACATGAGGCGAAAAAATCACACGCACCAGCAGGATATCGACGACCTGAAGAGGCAGAACGCGCTGCTGGAGCAGCAAG TCCGCGCTCTGGAGAAGGTGAAGGGCTCCACCCAGCTCCAGGCCAGCTACTCATCGTCTGACAGCAGCCTGTACACCAACCCCAAAGGCAGCGCCGTGTCGGCGTTCGACGGAGGCTCAGACTCGAGCTCCGAGTCAGAGGCCGAGGAGCCGCCCAACAGGAAGAAGCTGCGCGTGGAGGCCAGCTAA